The [Bacillus] selenitireducens MLS10 genome includes a region encoding these proteins:
- a CDS encoding MFS transporter encodes MSTAHQPPANSPVYRYWVLVGMVSIAGFSQGMLLPVLAVMLEGTGISSSANGLNAAALYIGIILISPFIEAPVRKYGYKPVILTGLVLVFTSLLLFPVWQTFWFWFMLRIVVGIADNLIHFSTQVWISTTSPREVRGRQLAIYGLAFGLGFGIGPMMTRLLAFHEALPFLIASAVSLIAFLFMLRLRNEYPASDFETASKLGTIHRYKQVVRLAWFALLPGFAYGYMEASLHGNYPVYAMRMGMDLSFVTLFLLPGFVFGSLLTQLPLGMLSDRLGRSRVLMGIMGTGSVLFFFMSFVEASQWMLFTLFALSGMLLGSSFSLGIAYLADLVPASLLPTGNVMTAVLFAVGSMTGPVVGGVLIEWVGQGAIYYSISLMLLLMFSAGVVFHLTLPNKEAKAV; translated from the coding sequence ATGTCAACTGCCCATCAACCACCCGCCAATTCACCCGTATACCGCTACTGGGTGCTCGTCGGCATGGTCTCCATTGCCGGCTTCAGCCAAGGGATGCTGCTTCCGGTGCTTGCCGTCATGCTCGAAGGAACGGGGATTTCCTCTTCCGCCAACGGCCTGAACGCCGCCGCGCTGTATATCGGCATCATCCTCATTTCCCCATTTATTGAAGCACCTGTACGGAAATACGGCTATAAACCGGTCATTCTCACTGGACTCGTCCTCGTCTTCACGTCGCTGCTCCTGTTTCCGGTCTGGCAGACGTTCTGGTTCTGGTTTATGCTGCGGATCGTCGTCGGGATTGCTGACAACCTGATTCACTTTTCGACCCAGGTTTGGATCTCGACGACGAGCCCCAGAGAAGTGAGAGGCCGGCAGCTTGCCATTTACGGCCTTGCCTTTGGCCTCGGATTCGGGATCGGCCCGATGATGACGAGACTCCTCGCTTTTCATGAGGCACTGCCGTTTCTGATTGCAAGTGCCGTCAGTCTGATTGCCTTTTTGTTTATGCTCCGCCTTCGAAACGAATACCCGGCAAGCGACTTTGAAACAGCTTCAAAACTCGGCACCATTCACCGCTATAAACAGGTGGTCCGTCTCGCCTGGTTTGCCCTTCTGCCGGGCTTTGCCTATGGCTACATGGAAGCCAGCCTGCACGGCAATTATCCGGTGTATGCCATGCGGATGGGGATGGACTTGTCCTTTGTCACGCTCTTTTTGCTTCCGGGCTTTGTCTTTGGCAGTCTCTTGACACAGCTTCCTCTCGGGATGCTCAGTGACCGTCTCGGAAGAAGCCGGGTCCTGATGGGCATCATGGGCACAGGAAGCGTCCTCTTCTTTTTCATGAGCTTTGTCGAGGCCAGTCAGTGGATGCTCTTCACCCTGTTTGCCCTGTCAGGCATGCTCCTCGGATCCTCATTTTCCCTCGGGATTGCTTACCTCGCAGATCTCGTGCCTGCAAGCCTCTTGCCGACGGGCAATGTCATGACGGCGGTGCTGTTTGCCGTCGGAAGCATGACCGGGCCTGTCGTCGGCGGTGTGCTTATTGAATGGGTCGGGCAAGGGGCGATCTATTATTCCATCAGTCTCATGCTTCTCTTGATGTTCAGTGCCGGCGTCGTCTTTCACCTCACACTTCCAAACAAAGAAGCGAAGGCCGTTTGA
- a CDS encoding FbpB family small basic protein codes for MRKRIQKSFEELVQENMKEIMQDQDAMYEIDEKLDERYEAIHAE; via the coding sequence ATGAGAAAGCGCATACAAAAAAGTTTCGAAGAACTCGTTCAGGAAAACATGAAAGAAATTATGCAGGATCAGGATGCGATGTATGAAATCGATGAAAAACTCGATGAACGTTATGAGGCGATTCACGCTGAATAA
- a CDS encoding SCP2 sterol-binding domain-containing protein, with amino-acid sequence MSVKETIETLTDKMNANPEPISELSYVYQFNLSGDDSGVYQLKIENGEAAYTEGEQWEARLTLEMSDKNFKKLAQDDLNPTMAYMGGKLKVQGDLSHALKFHGLIQKYQ; translated from the coding sequence ATGAGTGTGAAAGAAACCATTGAAACCCTGACAGATAAGATGAATGCCAATCCTGAGCCGATTTCCGAACTCTCTTATGTGTATCAGTTCAATCTCTCTGGCGATGACAGCGGCGTCTATCAGCTGAAGATCGAAAACGGGGAAGCAGCTTACACAGAAGGCGAACAGTGGGAGGCGAGACTGACCCTTGAAATGTCAGACAAAAACTTCAAAAAGCTGGCCCAGGACGACCTGAATCCGACCATGGCCTACATGGGCGGGAAGCTGAAGGTACAGGGAGATCTGTCCCATGCATTGAAGTTTCACGGCCTGATCCAGAAGTATCAGTAA
- a CDS encoding MATE family efflux transporter, translated as MAAKSYDFTEGSILKKMILFSSPIFLTNLLQTSYQIVDSLWVGNLLGANALGAISISGVVVFTILSFIIGLNTSALTILSQYKGAKDDGGLKQALNAFVVAMGVLTAIVGIVGFIFSEQILLFMGTPDDILPLASLYLRINFAGVLFLFGYNFIATVLRSLGDSKTPLRFVTMALLLNTVLDPLFIHVFDLGIAGAAYATIVSQGAAFLYGLQYSIRRAGVPFTIPHMPEVKLLKKIFKLGLPSGMSMVVISAGALAIMTVVTSFGENTVAGFGVAQRLDSLIMIPALTLGSAINAMAGQNIGAGKWERVTEITKSGLLLIAVVSLTMSTLVFFNAGSIIRLFVQDEETVAFGEMYVRTVAYFYPFLGINFVVNGVVRAAGAMFQVFILNIISFWLLRFPLTWLFASLYGEAGIGIGMAVSLVLSSLFAIGYYRFGKWREIKVLDD; from the coding sequence ATGGCCGCAAAATCCTATGACTTTACCGAAGGCAGTATCCTGAAAAAAATGATCCTGTTTTCGTCACCGATCTTTTTGACCAATCTTCTGCAGACTTCTTATCAGATCGTAGACTCCCTGTGGGTCGGAAATCTCCTTGGGGCGAACGCCCTCGGCGCGATTTCGATCTCCGGGGTCGTGGTGTTTACGATTCTGTCGTTTATTATTGGACTGAATACATCCGCCTTGACGATCCTCTCCCAATACAAAGGGGCGAAGGATGACGGCGGGCTCAAACAGGCACTGAACGCCTTTGTCGTTGCGATGGGGGTATTGACGGCCATCGTCGGCATTGTCGGGTTCATCTTCAGTGAACAGATACTCCTGTTCATGGGGACGCCGGACGACATTCTGCCCCTTGCGAGTCTGTACTTACGCATCAACTTTGCCGGCGTGCTGTTTCTCTTTGGCTATAACTTCATTGCGACGGTACTCCGATCTCTCGGAGACAGCAAAACTCCGCTCCGATTTGTGACGATGGCGCTTCTTCTGAACACGGTTCTCGATCCGCTGTTCATCCATGTGTTTGATCTTGGGATAGCGGGTGCCGCCTACGCGACGATCGTCAGTCAGGGAGCCGCCTTCCTCTACGGGCTTCAATACTCCATCAGGCGCGCGGGTGTCCCGTTTACCATACCGCATATGCCTGAAGTAAAGCTCTTGAAAAAGATCTTTAAGCTCGGTTTGCCGTCAGGGATGTCGATGGTGGTCATCTCTGCAGGTGCCCTAGCGATCATGACCGTTGTGACGTCCTTTGGCGAGAATACCGTCGCCGGATTCGGCGTCGCCCAGCGCCTCGACAGCCTGATTATGATCCCGGCCCTCACCCTCGGATCCGCCATCAATGCCATGGCGGGACAAAATATCGGGGCGGGCAAATGGGAGCGGGTCACGGAGATTACCAAGAGCGGACTCCTCCTCATCGCGGTCGTATCACTCACGATGAGCACCCTCGTCTTCTTCAATGCAGGATCGATTATCCGTCTTTTCGTTCAGGATGAGGAGACGGTGGCGTTTGGAGAAATGTATGTCAGAACGGTTGCGTACTTCTATCCGTTCCTCGGGATCAACTTTGTTGTGAACGGCGTCGTGCGTGCTGCAGGTGCGATGTTTCAGGTCTTTATCCTGAATATCATCTCGTTTTGGCTGTTGCGTTTCCCATTGACCTGGCTGTTTGCTAGTCTTTACGGCGAAGCAGGGATTGGGATTGGCATGGCCGTAAGTCTCGTTTTGAGCAGCCTGTTCGCCATCGGGTATTACCGCTTTGGGAAATGGCGTGAGATCAAGGTGCTTGATGATTAA
- a CDS encoding lysophospholipid acyltransferase family protein: MIRTIIWFLYFALYLIVVSPFLKKADRLKKTATKEEYDAYIHGMAKRWANGLIRVGGGKVHVHGIEHIPKEEPVLFVSNHQGNFDIPVILSNVPRKTGFISKIEVMKLPLIRSWMTHLDCVFLDRKDSRQAVKSISAGAESLKNGHSLVIFPEGTRSKGRPVQEFKTGSFKLATKSGVPIIPVTIEGTHAMMESKNNRITPGEVSITFGEPLRIHQHEKMSMAELADATRQRIIAQLRNEAYRPSETEEREQAGEA, translated from the coding sequence ATGATTCGAACGATTATCTGGTTTTTGTATTTTGCCCTGTATTTAATTGTCGTGTCCCCGTTCCTGAAGAAGGCCGACCGGCTGAAGAAGACCGCAACGAAAGAAGAGTATGATGCGTATATCCATGGCATGGCCAAGCGCTGGGCAAACGGTTTGATCCGTGTCGGCGGAGGCAAGGTCCATGTACACGGCATCGAACACATCCCCAAAGAGGAACCGGTGCTGTTTGTCAGCAATCATCAGGGGAATTTCGACATTCCCGTTATTTTGAGCAACGTTCCGAGAAAAACCGGCTTTATTTCAAAGATTGAAGTCATGAAGCTCCCGCTGATCCGTTCCTGGATGACGCATCTTGACTGTGTCTTTTTGGACCGCAAAGACAGCAGACAGGCGGTGAAGTCGATTTCTGCCGGTGCCGAGTCACTCAAAAACGGTCACAGCCTCGTGATTTTCCCGGAAGGTACGAGGAGCAAAGGCAGACCGGTTCAGGAGTTTAAGACAGGCAGTTTTAAACTGGCAACGAAGTCAGGTGTACCGATTATCCCGGTCACCATCGAAGGGACACACGCCATGATGGAATCCAAGAACAACCGGATTACCCCGGGTGAAGTATCGATTACCTTTGGAGAACCGCTGAGGATTCACCAGCACGAAAAGATGTCGATGGCAGAGCTTGCGGATGCGACAAGACAGCGCATTATCGCACAGCTCAGAAATGAAGCCTACAGACCGTCGGAAACAGAAGAAAGAGAACAAGCCGGAGAAGCCTGA
- a CDS encoding SE1561 family protein, whose amino-acid sequence MNRQEPKEQKLSLLHERMEQLSRMLDELDPEKTEVEDIDRLLGMLDDLENQCQAYREQHGN is encoded by the coding sequence ATGAACCGGCAGGAACCTAAAGAACAAAAACTCAGTCTCCTCCATGAGCGAATGGAACAGCTTTCCCGCATGCTCGATGAGCTCGATCCGGAGAAAACCGAAGTCGAGGATATCGACCGGCTTTTAGGCATGCTTGATGATCTTGAAAACCAGTGTCAAGCCTACCGTGAACAGCACGGTAACTGA
- a CDS encoding VLRF1 family aeRF1-type release factor — protein sequence MALRNELEELKGLEYEHDAVLSVYLNTDRSDQDQQKGEWQIHLKNGLKRIREYLESANNEKELKNFEKLSKKVDKEIQNNRTDLLRSVVIFASVEDDLFSVHYLQVPVETSFHWENRPVLEPLEDIQREYPRSGIILPNMDEVKIIDTALGELQEVKAYEFDSGKEEWVLSEGMASSDRMASGATHVDKFQQRFKENLSRFYKEMSDRVENFRKDRGWEEVYVIGEAETVKIFTGTMKKQPTGVMHKNLNSSRAYDVIKELYK from the coding sequence ATGGCACTTAGAAACGAACTAGAAGAACTGAAAGGCTTGGAATACGAACACGACGCAGTATTGTCCGTCTATTTGAACACAGACCGCTCCGATCAGGATCAGCAAAAAGGCGAATGGCAGATTCACCTGAAAAATGGTCTGAAACGGATTCGTGAGTATCTGGAATCCGCCAATAACGAAAAAGAACTGAAGAATTTTGAAAAGCTCAGTAAAAAAGTCGATAAAGAAATTCAGAATAACCGTACGGATCTGCTTCGCAGCGTGGTGATTTTCGCATCTGTGGAGGATGATCTCTTCAGCGTACACTATCTGCAGGTGCCGGTGGAGACGAGCTTTCATTGGGAAAACCGCCCCGTCCTCGAGCCTTTGGAGGACATCCAGCGGGAATACCCGAGAAGCGGCATCATCCTGCCGAACATGGACGAAGTCAAGATCATTGATACCGCTTTGGGTGAACTCCAAGAGGTAAAGGCTTACGAATTTGATTCCGGCAAGGAGGAGTGGGTCCTCTCAGAAGGAATGGCTTCGTCCGACCGAATGGCATCCGGAGCCACGCATGTTGATAAGTTCCAGCAGCGATTCAAAGAAAACCTGTCAAGATTCTATAAAGAGATGAGTGACCGGGTGGAGAATTTCCGGAAAGACCGCGGCTGGGAAGAAGTCTATGTCATCGGTGAAGCAGAGACCGTCAAGATCTTCACAGGCACGATGAAAAAGCAGCCGACAGGTGTGATGCACAAAAACCTGAACTCGTCGAGAGCTTATGACGTGATTAAGGAACTGTATAAATAA
- a CDS encoding acylphosphatase, with amino-acid sequence MQRIHAIVSGRVQGVGFRYQAKVNAEMKGLSGWVRNKRNGDVELEVQGDRETISSFFDSLYELRFPAKIKQIEKAEKEPVPNEEQFIIYH; translated from the coding sequence GTGCAGCGCATCCATGCCATCGTATCAGGCCGGGTTCAGGGCGTCGGCTTTCGCTATCAGGCAAAGGTGAATGCCGAAATGAAAGGACTGAGCGGTTGGGTCCGAAATAAGCGAAACGGCGACGTCGAGCTCGAAGTCCAGGGCGACCGGGAGACGATCTCATCGTTCTTTGATTCCCTTTACGAACTCCGCTTCCCGGCAAAGATCAAACAGATTGAAAAAGCGGAAAAAGAACCGGTGCCAAACGAAGAACAATTCATCATTTATCATTGA
- a CDS encoding histidine phosphatase family protein: MDTEQTVYFIRHGQSEANKQGIIQGHAEFPLTDLGETQATLAGEWFTGIKLNRIITSDLQRASDTAKAISRHQKNDALKTERNLLAREVGLGPLEGKTREEMGSLFPEMKPEQLLTSGISGTETVDAITRRCQLLEQTLTEGGVAETAVVSHGGFISIYLMYLIAGEDWHRWNRPFVIGNTGITKITYNSGQAKIHFTNKQEHLEGRDGLTSSTVVY; encoded by the coding sequence ATGGACACAGAACAGACGGTTTATTTTATCAGACACGGACAATCAGAAGCCAATAAACAGGGGATCATTCAGGGGCATGCCGAGTTCCCCCTGACTGATCTCGGAGAGACTCAAGCAACTCTGGCCGGCGAGTGGTTCACCGGGATCAAACTTAACCGGATTATCACGAGTGATCTTCAAAGGGCGAGTGATACGGCAAAGGCTATCAGCCGTCATCAGAAAAACGATGCACTGAAGACTGAGAGGAATCTTCTTGCCCGTGAAGTGGGGCTTGGCCCACTGGAAGGGAAAACGAGAGAAGAGATGGGTTCACTGTTTCCGGAGATGAAGCCCGAGCAGCTCCTGACGTCCGGTATCAGCGGGACAGAGACGGTGGATGCCATTACGAGACGCTGTCAGCTCCTTGAACAAACGCTGACTGAAGGCGGTGTTGCAGAGACAGCGGTCGTGTCTCACGGCGGCTTCATCAGTATCTATCTGATGTACCTGATTGCAGGCGAGGATTGGCACAGATGGAACCGGCCGTTTGTGATCGGCAATACGGGCATTACGAAGATCACGTACAATAGCGGACAGGCAAAGATTCATTTTACGAATAAACAGGAGCATCTTGAAGGACGTGACGGGCTGACGTCTTCGACCGTGGTCTATTGA
- a CDS encoding MBL fold metallo-hydrolase codes for MTDSWMDSKNQIKPITIDTPFQVGPVNVYLIFSDALILVDTGPATTEARSQLHAGLKKHGVSIKDLDLLLLTHHHPDHMGMTAEVAEYATVAGHHRLAPWLSEDQAFIKDRIAFLQAFYEKHGMEDEVIRAVQNQNHAYMSYVEAAPLEIPLDEGDTLDGLRDWHILETLGHAQTHLSLMRDADRTMVAGDHIIRHISSNALLEAPYERDGKRPRTLLQYREGMMKCRAASKIYSGHGDPVEEPAALIDRRLHEQEKKAAYIRSLIGTEALTATEITRRMYKGLYERQPGLTFSETLGHLDLLEEGKQVKLTEEDGLWLYHQSVNL; via the coding sequence ATGACAGACAGCTGGATGGATTCTAAGAACCAAATCAAACCGATTACCATTGATACCCCCTTTCAGGTGGGACCTGTAAACGTCTACCTGATCTTCTCGGATGCGCTGATTCTGGTGGATACCGGGCCTGCGACAACGGAGGCACGTTCCCAGCTTCATGCCGGACTGAAGAAGCACGGTGTTTCAATAAAAGACCTTGACCTTCTTCTTCTGACCCATCATCATCCCGATCATATGGGTATGACGGCGGAAGTGGCGGAGTATGCAACGGTTGCCGGGCATCACCGGCTTGCTCCGTGGCTGAGTGAAGATCAGGCATTTATCAAGGACCGGATTGCCTTTTTGCAGGCTTTTTATGAGAAGCACGGTATGGAAGACGAGGTCATCCGGGCGGTACAGAATCAGAATCATGCCTATATGTCCTATGTGGAGGCGGCCCCCCTTGAGATTCCTCTTGATGAAGGCGACACCCTTGACGGCCTTCGGGACTGGCATATTCTTGAGACACTCGGTCATGCCCAAACCCATCTGTCCCTTATGCGGGACGCAGACCGGACAATGGTCGCAGGGGATCACATCATCCGCCACATCTCATCGAATGCCCTCCTCGAAGCCCCATACGAGCGGGACGGCAAACGACCGAGAACGCTTTTGCAGTACCGGGAAGGGATGATGAAGTGCCGGGCAGCGTCAAAGATCTACTCCGGACACGGGGATCCTGTTGAAGAACCGGCTGCGCTCATTGACAGGCGCCTCCATGAACAGGAGAAGAAGGCGGCCTATATCAGAAGTCTGATTGGCACAGAAGCCCTTACGGCAACGGAGATTACACGGCGGATGTATAAAGGTCTCTACGAACGCCAGCCTGGCCTGACGTTCTCGGAGACGCTCGGGCACCTCGATCTTCTTGAAGAAGGCAAACAGGTGAAGCTCACGGAAGAGGACGGTTTGTGGTTGTATCACCAGTCTGTTAATCTTTGA
- a CDS encoding ATP-binding protein: protein MLEKFLFKRVKDQASVRLSENMCLRSRYKFNQCNICVDVCPSGAMTIDDKGKVVYDEAVCNDCHLCVHDCPTDAIYYENEMMAKYEQRITQRDVITYTCRKQATGSGHQIELPCLSVFTPEYLMTGELHEKEQEVLCDPDVCASCSYDFDPKEGLSWVQAWSGYAFTKDVPILSDPAKIRGKKRDYNRRELFQMTSKTTKQSIGNLLIDSFYEPKSLKEKIPPPQKRKYAMVYLQRMKDRFEGEEMTEVAPLLNGAKIRSKERMDFWHHLASICPTGALLNETGETGESLVYAGRDCVNCDICEQLSDHITREPATSIREYLDPVTLTAVEMNDCPTCNGRKPVGEAVCDDCRQTKEKRNALLKDW, encoded by the coding sequence ATGCTTGAGAAATTTTTATTTAAACGGGTTAAAGATCAGGCATCTGTCAGACTGTCAGAGAATATGTGTCTGCGCTCACGGTATAAATTCAATCAGTGCAACATTTGCGTCGATGTGTGTCCCAGTGGCGCCATGACAATTGACGACAAAGGGAAAGTCGTCTATGATGAGGCAGTCTGTAACGACTGTCATCTCTGTGTGCATGATTGTCCGACGGATGCGATTTACTATGAGAACGAAATGATGGCCAAATACGAACAGCGCATTACCCAGCGTGACGTCATTACCTATACGTGCCGAAAACAGGCGACAGGGAGCGGTCATCAGATTGAGCTGCCTTGTCTGTCCGTGTTCACGCCGGAGTATCTTATGACCGGCGAACTGCATGAGAAGGAGCAGGAAGTGCTTTGCGACCCTGATGTCTGCGCGTCCTGCAGTTACGATTTTGATCCGAAAGAGGGACTTAGCTGGGTTCAGGCCTGGTCAGGCTACGCGTTTACGAAAGACGTCCCGATTCTGAGCGATCCGGCGAAGATCCGCGGAAAGAAGCGGGATTATAACCGTCGGGAGCTGTTTCAGATGACGTCGAAGACGACGAAGCAGTCGATTGGGAATCTTCTGATTGATTCGTTCTATGAGCCGAAATCCCTGAAAGAAAAGATCCCGCCTCCGCAAAAACGCAAATACGCCATGGTCTATCTGCAAAGGATGAAAGACCGGTTCGAGGGAGAAGAGATGACCGAAGTTGCACCGCTTTTAAACGGTGCAAAAATCCGTTCGAAAGAGAGGATGGATTTCTGGCATCACCTGGCATCGATCTGTCCGACAGGTGCTTTGCTTAATGAGACCGGTGAAACGGGTGAATCACTCGTCTACGCCGGAAGGGACTGTGTGAACTGTGACATCTGTGAGCAGCTGAGTGATCACATCACCCGTGAACCGGCCACTTCGATCCGCGAATACCTCGATCCGGTGACCCTGACAGCTGTGGAGATGAACGACTGTCCGACGTGTAACGGTCGCAAGCCGGTTGGAGAAGCGGTTTGCGACGACTGCAGGCAAACAAAAGAAAAACGCAATGCCCTGTTGAAAGACTGGTAA
- the yfkAB gene encoding radical SAM/CxCxxxxC motif protein YfkAB translates to MKTMQNNHTPFDPWEAAHDIEDYGKQVLSNIEITTTHLCNMRCEHCAVGYGLLTKDPEPLPLDTIISRLDEVKHLRAFSITGGEPMMNLKQVKQYVIPLLRYAKERGAKTQINSNLTMPLERYEWILPYLDVLHISHNYGSKDDFAEIGYAVMDKKPTLEQRYRVFDTMVNNAKALSKQGLMISAETMINTRTLPHLEAIHDQIVNMGCARHEVHPMYPTSFAEDLPVADLRAIRDGIHRLLDHRDPNVWMLFGTLPFYPCSTDNDDLTLIRRLYETPGITVRNDPDGRSRLNVNLFDGNILVTDFAAEGKVGNIQRDSLESAYSAWKKTALAASLDCHCPSVGCLGPNLLVKRAYYKDIDFQTRSANIVLY, encoded by the coding sequence ATGAAAACCATGCAAAACAATCATACCCCGTTTGACCCTTGGGAAGCGGCGCACGACATCGAAGACTATGGCAAACAGGTCCTGTCAAATATCGAAATCACCACCACTCATCTGTGCAACATGCGCTGCGAGCACTGCGCAGTCGGATACGGCCTTCTGACAAAAGATCCGGAACCACTCCCCCTCGACACCATCATCAGCCGACTCGATGAGGTCAAGCATCTGAGAGCCTTCAGCATTACCGGCGGCGAACCGATGATGAATCTTAAGCAGGTCAAACAGTACGTCATCCCGCTTCTCCGCTATGCGAAAGAACGCGGCGCCAAAACGCAAATCAATTCCAATTTGACCATGCCTCTTGAGCGGTATGAATGGATTCTGCCATACCTGGATGTACTGCATATCTCCCATAACTATGGAAGTAAAGATGATTTTGCCGAGATCGGCTACGCCGTCATGGACAAAAAACCGACCCTCGAGCAGCGTTACCGCGTATTCGACACAATGGTGAACAATGCGAAAGCCCTCTCCAAACAGGGACTGATGATTTCGGCCGAAACGATGATCAATACCCGCACGTTGCCTCACCTCGAAGCGATCCATGATCAGATCGTCAACATGGGGTGCGCAAGACACGAGGTGCATCCGATGTATCCCACAAGCTTCGCAGAAGACCTGCCTGTCGCGGACCTCCGTGCGATCCGCGATGGGATTCACCGGCTCCTTGATCACAGAGATCCGAACGTGTGGATGCTGTTTGGCACCCTGCCCTTTTATCCGTGCAGCACGGATAACGACGATCTGACGCTCATCAGACGACTCTATGAGACACCGGGTATAACGGTGCGAAATGATCCGGACGGCCGTTCACGCCTGAATGTGAATCTCTTCGACGGCAATATCCTCGTCACGGACTTCGCCGCCGAAGGCAAGGTCGGCAATATCCAACGCGATTCCCTCGAATCCGCCTATTCGGCGTGGAAGAAGACGGCTCTTGCAGCCTCCCTCGACTGTCACTGTCCTTCGGTGGGATGCCTCGGGCCCAATCTGCTCGTGAAGCGCGCGTACTACAAGGATATCGACTTTCAAACACGTTCAGCAAACATCGTCCTTTATTAA
- a CDS encoding cryptochrome/photolyase family protein: protein MHDPLTVVWFRNDLRLNDHPAIDEALTFAEDHDTKILCVFHIHDDLFSHLHTRHDYFFQTLRHFSDDLKSRNIAIRFLYGEVTEAFASLLKEYSGVQAVFASKDYTSFATERDRTVRTLFEERNIRFTLTVSNHLQEPSSIMKDDGTPYKVYTPYSKQWLKKPVRGLLAGHEKKLRERTCEVAMNRGKLDDFLASSDRTWQALGEDHAHERLEQFVTDRLTHYGESRDFPAVAGTSRLSPYLKTGVLSVAQVYHAAYPLFEKGDDAAVTFIKELAWRDFYTMIHYHFENLRNQEFQEKYRTLSWNEDDELLEYWKQGQTGFPLIDAAMRQLNTTGWMHNRLRMATASFLTKDYRIDWREGERYFAEKLIDYDEASNTGGWQWAASVGTDAVPYFRVFNPVRQSKRFDPEGTFIRQYVPELKDVPASSIHEPAKLSEAKQKEYRVRIGTDYPLPTVDHSEARKAAITMFEGGTNQ from the coding sequence ATGCATGACCCTTTAACCGTCGTCTGGTTTCGGAATGACCTGCGACTGAACGACCACCCCGCCATTGACGAAGCCCTTACCTTCGCAGAGGATCATGACACGAAGATCCTCTGTGTGTTTCATATTCACGATGACCTGTTCTCTCATCTTCACACCCGTCACGACTATTTCTTTCAGACGCTCCGGCACTTCAGTGACGATCTGAAAAGCCGGAACATTGCCATTCGCTTTCTGTACGGTGAGGTCACGGAAGCCTTCGCTTCTCTCCTTAAGGAATATAGCGGTGTTCAGGCTGTGTTTGCCTCGAAAGATTATACCTCTTTCGCCACAGAACGGGATCGCACCGTCAGGACTCTGTTCGAAGAGCGAAACATCCGTTTCACCCTGACCGTGAGTAACCATCTGCAGGAGCCTTCGTCGATCATGAAAGACGACGGGACGCCTTATAAGGTTTATACCCCCTATTCAAAACAATGGCTGAAAAAGCCGGTTCGGGGGCTGTTGGCCGGTCACGAGAAAAAGCTCAGAGAACGCACATGTGAAGTCGCGATGAACCGGGGTAAGCTCGATGACTTTCTCGCTTCATCCGACAGAACCTGGCAGGCGCTCGGTGAAGACCATGCCCATGAGCGCCTTGAACAGTTCGTAACAGATCGGCTCACGCACTATGGAGAGTCCCGGGACTTCCCTGCCGTTGCCGGAACATCGAGGCTGTCCCCTTACTTAAAAACAGGTGTCCTGTCTGTGGCGCAGGTGTATCATGCTGCCTATCCGCTTTTTGAGAAAGGGGATGATGCTGCCGTGACGTTCATAAAAGAACTGGCGTGGCGTGATTTCTATACGATGATTCATTACCACTTCGAGAATCTTCGCAATCAGGAGTTCCAGGAAAAATACCGCACCCTAAGCTGGAACGAGGATGACGAGCTCCTCGAATATTGGAAACAGGGCCAAACCGGCTTCCCTCTCATCGATGCCGCGATGAGACAGCTGAACACCACCGGATGGATGCACAACCGCCTCCGGATGGCGACGGCTTCGTTTTTGACCAAAGATTACCGGATCGACTGGCGTGAAGGTGAACGGTATTTTGCCGAGAAGCTGATTGATTATGATGAAGCGTCGAATACCGGCGGCTGGCAGTGGGCCGCTTCTGTCGGCACCGACGCCGTCCCGTACTTTCGCGTCTTCAATCCGGTGAGGCAGTCGAAACGCTTCGACCCGGAGGGCACGTTTATTCGCCAATACGTCCCGGAGCTTAAAGACGTTCCCGCCTCCTCGATTCATGAACCTGCGAAACTGAGCGAAGCGAAACAAAAGGAATACCGTGTCCGGATCGGCACGGACTATCCGCTACCGACAGTGGATCACAGCGAAGCAAGAAAAGCAGCCATTACCATGTTTGAAGGAGGAACAAACCAATGA